AGCGACGTGTTGGCCGGCGGGGAGATCCGGGCGGAAGTTGCGCACGTAAACGTAGTGACCGTCGGTGACGGTGCGGACAAAGTCGGTGCGTTCGTCCATGCGACCGCGGAAACCAAACATGAACTCCGGCGCGGGCGTGAGATGTTCGCCGAGGAAGGCGTGACCTTGCATCCATTCCGGAGGCTTGATGCCGATCAAGCTGAGCAGGGTCGGCGCAAAATCGACGAAGCTGACCAGGCGGTCGGTGGCTCCGCCGGGCGTGTAGTCGGCGGAGCGGAGGTGGGCGAATTTCTCCGGGATGTAGACGACCAACGCGATCTGTTGGCCGCGGTTGTTGGGGTTGCGTTTGTGGCCCGGCATGCCCGCGCCGTGATCGCTGTAGTAGAAGATGATGGTGTCTTCGGTGAGGCCGTCGGCGGCGAGTTCGGCCAGGCGGGCGCCGGCGGCAGCATCGGCGGCGGTCACGCTGTCGTAATATTGCGCCCAGTCCTGGCGCACGGCGGGGGCGTTGGGGTGATAGGGCGGGACGGGCGCGTGGGCCGGATCGTGAATGGCCTCGTGGGGGCGTTTGCGCAGCTGGCTCTCGTGACTCTGAAAGGCGTTGAAGATGGCGAAGAAGGGCTGGGAGGGATCGGCGCGATTGCGCCAGTGGGCGCTGCGGGAGGATTCGTCCCAGAGGTCGGCTGGGGTGGAGAGGTTGTAATCGGTCTTTTCGTTGTTGGTGCAGTAGTAACCGGCTTCGCGCAGGAAGGTCGGGTAGGGCGCCTTGCCGGCGGGCGCGGGCGCGAAGCTGCGCATGTGTTGGGTGCCGGTGGAGGGTGGATAGAGTCCGCTGATAAGGGTGGTGCGGGCGGGCGCGCAGACCGGGGCGTTGGACCACGCGTGATCGTAGCGCAGCCCGCGACTGGCGAGGGCATCGACATGGGGCGTGGTGGCGTAGTCGTCGCCGTAGCAGCCCATGTCGGGACCGTGATCCTCACTGGTGAGCCAGAGGATGTTGGGGCGGTCGGCGGCGGTGGTCGTGCTGGCGGCGGTGGCGAGCAGCGGCGCGAGTGCGCAGCACAGGGCGATGAGGCGAAGGAGGGGCATGGGGCAGGACGTTGGGCGAGCGTGAACAGAACGGCGTTTCAGGACGAGGTGGACTCGTGGTCGTCATGTTTACGCAGGAGGGATTCGCGCTCTTCCTGGAGGCGTTGAATCTTGGCGGCGAGGGCGGGGGCGGCGTCTTTGCCGGTGGCGCGTGGATCGGCTTCGAGGCGTTTGATTTCGGCTTCGATCTCGGCGAGCCGGATTTCGGCGGCTTCGGCTTCCTCGGCTTTGTCAAAGGCGAGGGTTTCCGCGGTGGGGGGCTCGGGTTGGGTCGAGCTGGAAACCGGGGTGGCGGCGGAGGGCATGATGGGCTGTTCCTCGGGAATGCGCCGCTGGTTCATGATGGCAGGCGAGGCGATTTCGATGCCCGCGCCGTGGAGCGCGTCGAGCACGTGGCGGTTGAGGATGGAGCGGGTGGTGAGCAGGCTTTTCACCTCAGTGAGCAGCCCGGCGACGCGGTAGGTGACGGCGTAGTCGCCGAGTTCGCTGACTTGCACAAACGGATCGGTGAGGCCGGCGTCGGACGCGGCCTGTTTGAGCAGCCCGTCGATGGTCGCGTGGTGGACGTCGTAGCCGAGCGAGAGGGAGGTGGAGACGATGGTGCCGGAGGCGCGGATGGTGGTGACCGGGTGGGTGATCAAGAAAGTGTGGGGAAAGGCAATGAGGTCGCGGTGTTCGGTCTGGACCTCGGTGTCGAGCAGCCCGCGCTCGGAGACGCGACCAAAGTGGTCCTCGACGCGGATGAAGTCGCCAGTGCGAAACGGTTTGGTGATCCGCAGCATCATCCCGGCGGTGAGGTTGGCGAGGATGGTGGTGGAGGAGAACGCGAACATGCCCGAGATGATGAGGCCGATGAGCCCGAGCACCTGGTTACGGCTGCTGTCACTGACCGGCAGGGCTAGGGCGAGCAGCGCGATGGCGACAAGGGCGAGAAACACCATGATCAACTGGCGGGGCAGCCGGCGCTCGTTGCCGAGGTTGGGAAAGCGGCCGAGGAGCAGCCAGTGGGCGATGCGAAGCACGATACCGCAGATGGCAGCAGTGGCTACGAGAGGACCCAGTGCAGCGAGCAGGTCGGTCACCGAAGCGAGCGGAAGGGGCATGGCGGGACCTTGGCGGGTGGGGCAGAGGGGAGCGAAAAGAAAATGCGACAGGGGGCGCGGGATCGGCTTGGGCAAGCTGCTGATGCCTCACCTTTTGCCAATGCATGTGCACGGCTTGGGCTGGGGACGTTTCGGCGTTGGCGAGCGGCGGGTAACGTCGCAAAATCGTCACCATGTTGGCACGCGCTACAGTGGAGCCCACCCGCCGCCCAGAGCGGCATAGTGGACGCGGCCGGACCGAAGGAGCGAGCGACTCAAGGCTCGCCACGGCAATCGGAGACCGCGCGCGGGCCTGAATAAACCCCCAATCATAGGAATACCCCCATGGCCGACTACCCCGCTCCCAAAATTAGAAACTTAACCCTGGTCGGCCACGCCTCAGCCGGAAAAACCGTGCTTGCGGAAGCCATGCTGGCCTGCGCCGGTGAGATCGGCCGCATGGGTTCGATCGAAGCTGGCACCACGCAGTCAGACTTTCATCCCAGCGAAAAGGACCACGGCATCTCCGTGCATGCGACGCTGCTCACCCTGGAGTGGGCGGGCGCGAAACTGAATCTATTGGACGCCCCCGGTTACCAGGACTTCAGCGGCGAGGCGTTGAGCGCGCTGCGCGTCGGTGATTCCGCGGTGATTGTGGTGAATGCCAGCCAGGGCGTTGCCGCCGGCACCGACAAGATGTGGAAAGCGGCCGATGAGTTTCACCTGCCCAAAACGCTGGTGG
This portion of the Actomonas aquatica genome encodes:
- a CDS encoding mechanosensitive ion channel family protein, with the protein product MPLPLASVTDLLAALGPLVATAAICGIVLRIAHWLLLGRFPNLGNERRLPRQLIMVFLALVAIALLALALPVSDSSRNQVLGLIGLIISGMFAFSSTTILANLTAGMMLRITKPFRTGDFIRVEDHFGRVSERGLLDTEVQTEHRDLIAFPHTFLITHPVTTIRASGTIVSTSLSLGYDVHHATIDGLLKQAASDAGLTDPFVQVSELGDYAVTYRVAGLLTEVKSLLTTRSILNRHVLDALHGAGIEIASPAIMNQRRIPEEQPIMPSAATPVSSSTQPEPPTAETLAFDKAEEAEAAEIRLAEIEAEIKRLEADPRATGKDAAPALAAKIQRLQEERESLLRKHDDHESTSS
- a CDS encoding sulfatase-like hydrolase/transferase, with the protein product MPLLRLIALCCALAPLLATAASTTTAADRPNILWLTSEDHGPDMGCYGDDYATTPHVDALASRGLRYDHAWSNAPVCAPARTTLISGLYPPSTGTQHMRSFAPAPAGKAPYPTFLREAGYYCTNNEKTDYNLSTPADLWDESSRSAHWRNRADPSQPFFAIFNAFQSHESQLRKRPHEAIHDPAHAPVPPYHPNAPAVRQDWAQYYDSVTAADAAAGARLAELAADGLTEDTIIFYYSDHGAGMPGHKRNPNNRGQQIALVVYIPEKFAHLRSADYTPGGATDRLVSFVDFAPTLLSLIGIKPPEWMQGHAFLGEHLTPAPEFMFGFRGRMDERTDFVRTVTDGHYVYVRNFRPDLPAGQHVAYQFQTPTTRLWFEQWQAGELNAAQAAFWEPTPPEELYDLHTDPLEIHNLANDPAHVATKDRLSSALFQHLIATRDLGFLPEGEIKCRAGDTSPYDWARESGHYDVHRLATVAGRATLGPPLPTAVVERQLQDNDSAVRYWTLRHLGLQHPSVAYDHVPHLRNMLDDPSPEVAIAAAELLVHRGNRNDRALALEHLGAFADPTHDHFAAVSALQVIDQLGPIASPLHPLLKTYPRESTDLPHPRYGGYVDRLLEHILAGNETEQPE